The genomic segment TCGATCGCCTTATAATAGTCTGCATATACAATAAGCGCTCCACTAAAGGCACCCAATACCTGAGCAATCCAATAGGGAATCACCTTCTTCCATGGAAGATTCCCTGCAATCGCTTGAGCCAATGTAACAGCCGGATTTATATGAGCTCCAGAAATACCCCCTGCCACGTATATCCCGAACACCACTCCCATTGCCCAACCCCAGGCAATCAGCATCCAGCCGCCAGCCCCTTGAAAGATAACCACGGTTCGGCCGGACATCGTCAAACCAACGACAGCAACCGCCACCGACCCCGTCCCAAAGGCCAACAACACCAACGTCCCCAGATACTCTGAGAGCAACTCACCCCAGGTTGTTGCACGCCACCCGGTTTTACCGTAACGCACCGTTGTCGTCATTTCACTTCCCTCTTTTATGTCCTCTTTACTCCTCTTGTTGACCCAGTCAAATGACATAAGAGCTGACGACTAAGAAAATCAACGCGTCACCACCCCTTGACAAATCTCTGTGGATCAACTAACTCCAGTTACGCTTTTCTTACATAATATGAGTAAATAGAATCGATGTCAAGACTTTCCTTCGAGTTAGTAGTCTGATGCACAGACATGAGTATTTCTCTGGCAGGGAACCGCTAGTGATTGTGGTCGCTCTTGGCTCTCCTAGTTGCAATACCACTTAGTTAGGAGTCAGCCGTGTAGAGTCGGCCCATGCCACGGACCGGTCAGCACCGTGGGCGCTCTTGGCTCGTGGTGGCGTGGGCACCGTCTCGTGGCGATCGACGCGACGGTGTTCGCCCTGCCCGACACCGCAGCGAACGAAGAACACTTCGGCCGACCCGGATCTGAGCGCGGTGAGGCCAAGGGCGCATTCCCTCAGGCACGCGTGATCGCACTCGCAGAGTGCGGTACGCACGCGATCATCGGCGCAGAGATCGGGCCGTGCACGACCGGTGAGAAGACACTCGCTCGTGGACTGTTCGGGCTACTCACCGAGGAGATGCTCCTCCTCGTCGACCGGGGCTTTCCCGGCTACGAGCTGTGGCAACAAGCGGCAGCGACCAACTGCGAGCTGTGCTGGCGGACGAAGTCGAACGTGGTGTTGCCGGTTGTGACAGCGCTCGCCGACGGCTCCTACCTCTCCGAGCCTGAGCCACCTCGGGGCAATCCTGGAACGCCGATCAGCGTCCGGGTGGTCGAGTTCACCCTCAGCCACCCCTCACGCGCAGAAGACAAGGGCCCGATCCGGCTCATCACCACCCTTTTCGACCCGACCACGGCGCCCGCCCTAAAGCTCGCGGCTCTCTACGGCGAGCGGTGGACGGAAAGGCGAGCATCATCTCCCTGACTAAGGAATGGTCTCCCAAGGCAAGGATCAGTGCCCATGCACGAGTCCAAGCTGTTCCTCGATCACCGCATCTCATTGACGAATCTAACCAAAAGTAAAGAAACTCAACAACCTTCCAAGCAAAGACGACACTGGCGCCCGAAAGACAAGCTCCTTCACGATGCCCGACTCACAACCTCCTCACGCAGTTGACATAACAGCTAGCGGTGAGCTCCACATGCATGAGGGTCATTGAAGTACTGGCTGGATTCGCTCCAGCGACTCAGCGAGTAACAGCTACCCATTAAGAATGATGGCATGATACCTACTTTGGACGCAAGCGTAAAGACAAAGAGAGACCTAGACTAGTAACGAGATTCCCATCGTGAAAAGCAACCTCGGTAGCTTCTGACCAAGTTAAATGTACCTAAAAAGAAAGTGCCTTCCTTCCTTGATCGTTTAGGATTTCTCTACCTCTATGTTACCAGCTCCGGTCATACTTTCCTCAGTTTTTGGGGCCAATTCCAGGCGTTAGTCGGTGTTTCTAGGCCTAGGCCAAACGTTCATCGATATGCTGGCGCGTGACCAAGCTGGGTTGCCATCCAGCGTGCAGGATGGATGGTACGATGACCAGTGAGCTCTTCCAAGTGAATCGCACAGGTACCACTATCGGTCAAAATGATGCCCGGTCCATCAATCATCTCATTGGCCCGTGTCCCCAGCGCCTTAGCGACACCATCATGCTCTGACTTAAACGCATAGGACCCCGCCGCCCCACAACAGTCAATCTCGAGAATACGAGGCATCTGCTCGCTCGCCTGTTCGATCAGCGCCACCAGCGAACCTTCCCCACGCGCGACCTTTGAACGACAGGTAGCATGGCTGTAAATTACCTCGTCTTGATGATTGGCGCGCAACTGGGAAAAGAGTCCGGGACTGGCGTGGTCGAGGACGAACTCGACAAAGGGAACGATAGGAACCGATAGCTCCAACCCGAAATAGCGAGGCCACTCGATGCGCAACGTATCGTCGCAGGTTGCGTTCAAGGTCACGATTGCCTCAATGTGTCTAGCTGCACGCTGCAGCGCCCGATGGGTTACGTCGGCTGTGCGTTCGGCCTCTCTGAGCAGGCCTGAAGCATATGCCGCCGCCCCGCAACAATGGCTCGCTGCCGGTAAGACAACTGGTGCCGAGCCCAACCGCTCGAGCACCGCTATCGCACCCATCAGCGTCTCTGAATCAAAGCCACGCGTGAAACAATCGACGAAGACTCCGACCGCTGGTCTGTCCTTGTCCAATCGAGCTCCGTGTCGCCGATAGGACCGCTTGACAGGCGACGGAGAAGGCCATTGTGTGGTGACGCTCACACCTAAAAGAGCGCCAGCTGACTTCGGCAACTTGACAAGTCCAGGTGCCATCGCCAACCACTGAGGATGGGTCAGCAGGTAATCTCTCAGCATCAGTCGCGCCGATTTTGGGGCATGCTGCTTGTGCTCGGCGATCAAATGTGCGATTGGCACCGCGACGGGGCAGGCGTCCTCGCACAGCTGACAGAACGTACAGTCGCTGACGTGGGTCATCGTCTCATCGTCCCCAGCCTGAAAACGTCGATACCAGTCGGGGCCAAGCGCTTTTGGACCAGGGAATTGCTGATCGACTCGGTAGACCGGACAGGCCGAAACACAAATCCCACACTTGATGCAGGCATCCTCAAAATCAAAGCGCTCCATGTGCATTCTCCTCAATCATTCCAAGGGCCATCCGCACCGATCCCACCACCATGGCTCCACCATTATGGTCCCGATTTGGGTTCCAGCCTCCAAGCGCTCGCCCAATCGCAAGCACACGACCGCTGCCAAGACAGTCGATCTTGTCGTGCCCGACCCGATCGAGATCCTCGACGCTGTCCATCCGGCCGACCTCCCGGTTGACGAGCTCGTCGATGATCAATCCGTCGACGGTCACACGGAACCCACCGCCAAGAACTCCGCCGGTTGCAAGCAGCACGTAGTCGCCGGCAAAGCTCCTCCCATCGGCAGTCGTCACCGTCGCAGTTGGAGCGATCTTAACTACGTGACCACTGATGAAATGCACTCCTTGGCGCCGCAGCCACTGTTTCCAACGATCCAGAATCCGCACACCGCCCACGCTCGGTGACAAGAGCGAAAACTCTCTCATCCGGCGCTGCCCCTCCTCAACCAGACGGTCGAGCAGGTGGGTCGTCCGCTCGAGCCCCACGATCTGTGGCAAAACTACTTCGAGGTCAGGAGGGCAAGAACGCAGGCTTGCGATCAGCTCTTGACACAGCCACGCACCACCAGCGTCGCTATCGAGATAGCTTGCGAATCGAAGCGCGCCCCAGCTTTGATCCCACCCTGGTGGCCGAGGAAGCCGGACCTCGATAGCACGGCAACCGGTTTTGCCTCGGTAGTTGGCAGCTTGAGCCTCAACGATCGAATCAGCAAGCCCATCTACCCCGACAATGATCAGATCCTCAGGCTCGAGGCTCGCATACTGCCAGCTTGGTACCAGAAACGTTGGGCGAAGATTGCCTGTTGCCGTTACAGTATGTGCAATCGCCTTCCCGTCAAAGCGTTGAAGAGCAACGCCAAAGGAAGAAAACAACTCCGCTACTTCGTCAAAGGCGGCAAGCCACTCTGTCAAGGAACGTTGGATCGGGAACTCGTTGAAAGCACCTTGGGTTCTTATAAAGCTGAAATCGCCCGACCACATCGCTAGCGTCCCTTGTCCATCAGCAATGACAGTAACTTCAAAGCCTCGTCGGCGCAGCAAGCTAGCGCCAAGAAGACCAGCAGGACCGCATCCAATGACGACTGCGTTCATCGTCATTGAAGCTCCTCTCCAAGTGCCTGGGCGGCGGTAGCCTGCTCCAACGCGATCAGCCGGGCACTCGTACCCCAACCGACGACACCAAGACCATGCTCACGTTCTTTTCGCAGTGCCAAGAGTTCCTCGGCAAAACCGGTTGGAGAGCGTCGACCTAACACTCGATGAGCACAGAAGGTGCCCTGACAGGGCCCCATTGAGAACCAAGTAGCAAAGCGTTCCTGAGTTTGGGAGTTTGCGGCTGACCCTAAATCCGACTCGTAAACGTGTTCGCACTCACAAAGGAGTGCACCTCCTCCTGCTTTCTGATCGCGACGATGGCCAACCGGCGCTCGTTTCCCATCGATTGGAATCGAGCGACTGTGCGAAGGAGCATCCAGCTTCATAGTCTTGACCAGCTGGTTGCCCAGCGTTTCTCCCATCAACCGGAACGTTGTCCACTTGCCACCCAGCACCGAGAAGGCACCCACCAGTCCATCGGTATCCCCATGAGCGAGAACCGCAAAATCCCGAGAGACGGCTCGGGAATCCCCGGTAAGTCCCGACGGCTCGTACAGCGGGCGAACACCGGTAAAACCACGCAACACCCTCCAATGTTCGAGATCAGGAATTAGCTCACGACCGAGTTTCATCAGGCGAATCGCCTCGCTCCGATTGGGCTCAGGAGCCTCCGGTTCGGGTTGGGCGACATCAGTAGTACCGAGAATCACTACCTCCTGGTGTGGTACGAAGATGTCACCGTCACTCGGAGACTTCAACCGGTTGACTACCACGTCAACTCGACGGTTCGCAAAGATCAACATCAGCCCATGCGAGGGTTGGACCTTGATATCGAGTCCCCAATCACGTGCAACTACACCTGCCCATGGGCCGGAGGCATTGACCACAGCATCACAATCGAGCACTCGGGTCCCACCGCGACCTTCTACCTTGACGCCAGTCACCCGATCGCCAGCCATACGCAGACCAATGGCTCGAGTATGATCAAGAAGGCTTGCTCCTCTCGACTGCAGGGCATCCACCAGCATCCTGAGCATCTTGAAGCCTTCGAGCACGCCATCGGGCACCCAGTAGGCTCGCTCGATGTCCTTTGCCAACATTGGAAGCTCTTGTCGTAGCTCCTTCACATCCACGGGACGCGCCGGCACCTCGAGCTCAGAAGCTTGATCCAACCAACGCTGCTCAAAACTATCCTCGTCGCCAAACTTCTTAACGAAATAACCCCCAGTTGGAACGACCGCACTGGGTGCGAGCTTGCGCAGAAGTTGGTTCTCGAGATAACAATCCTTCGCGGCTTTCGGATCGGTCACAAGATAGCGCCCACCGCTATGCAGAAGTCCGTGAAATCGGCCAGAGGTGCCCAATCCAATCTCGTTCGCCTCAACAATCACTACCTCAATACCGCGCAGCGTGAGATCCCAAGCAACACCGAGCCCGGTCGCACCGGCTCCTATGACTACCACCTTCATCTCCGCGCTCCTCCACAATCACCACAGAAAAAAAATTAAGTTTCTTTCTGTAGAGCCGATAGCGATCTACGCTGCTTATTGACCCTGCCGAAACTTTCCGAACTCTTTGGATAATAATAAATAATAATATGTAATCAATAGAACTTCAAATTACTCGATATTAAACCATAAAATCCACTCAAAATTACCAACCTTGCTTCTATTTTGTGATCAAGTGGAGCTCATTTATCAGTTCTCCTTTTAAGGAAGAATAACAATTTTCCTTCATCACACTAGATCATATCGTAAGAACCCCGACTCTGCGCCCATCGACTGGACGATGCCCATACGCTTACAACATGCCTCACACTTAGTCGACCTACACTGTCTAGATTCAACGGCCCAAGTAACACGACCTGGGAACATCACTGCGAACTCGACCGACCTGGGGTTTCGGCTGGCTGAGGAGGCGAACATGCCCACGATCCAAGCTAGAGCCTTGACGGCTCGCACCTGTGGTGCATCTTGACAATTTAGCCAATTCTAGTTATAATTATTAATATCTATTGAAATGAGTATTTATTTATGTGACATAAGTAACACATTGATGGTGTAGCGGAATGCAGATGGGGTTCGAACTGAAAGGTTGCCCAATGATCCACTCTTGGGACTAGAAATGTTGAAAAGTCAGCACCGAGGGTGACTGCATGCGAGGAGTAAGCGCCGGGCGCTCTGTCACGAAAATGACCTTGGGTCAGGCTGCCCTTAGACGGCCTGACATGTTGGCCATCGAAGAGCCTCTCGAATTGCGATTCAACGGTCGCCCGATGGCAGTTACCATGCGGACTCCGGGTGACGACTTTGACCTCGCAGCAGGCTTTCTGGTCAGCGAAGGAGTCGTCACCCACTTTGAGCAATTGATCTCCATGCGCTATTGCGCAGGAGTTGGTGCTGATGGCGTCAACCGGTACAACGTTCTAGATTTAGTCTTGGCAAAAGGCGTAGAGGTACCCGAAGCGGCACGGCGCTCATGGACTACCACCAGTTCCTGCGGGCTTTGTGGCAAGAGCAGCATTGACGCCATCGTGAGCCGCTCTCCCTACGAGGTCCGTCATGACTCACTGGTTGTCGACCCCGCAAGGTTGGTGACGCTGTCCGACCGATTGCGTTCTGCTCAGCAAGTATTCGACAAGACGGGCGGCCTCCACGGTGCCGCGCTGTTTGACGGGTTGACCGGTGAGTTGCTGGTCTGTCGAGAAGATGTTGGTCGGCATAACGCGGTTGACAAGGTGATCGGATGGGCGTTCCGTGAGCGGCGGCTCCCCTTGCGAGGGACCATCCTCATGGTGTCGGGCCGGACCTCGTTCGAACTCGTCCAGAAAGCGCTCATGGCTGGCATACCAGTACTTAGTGCTGTGTCCGCCCCTTCCTCGTTGGCGGTGGACCTTGCCGTCGAAGCGGGGATGACCCTGGTCGGTTTCTTGCGAGGTCCATCCTTTGTGGTCTATGCGGGTGCCGAACGTGTTGGCGATGCTTTATGTGCAACACGACCGACCGGGCGTTGAACCAGTCGGGAGGTTCCATCGGCAGCGGTCAGGTCAGCACTGCTTAGCAGCCGTATGGCCTCGACGACCAGAGGGTTGAATGCACTCAGATCCGAATCGCCAAGGAGCTCGGCACGCATCCTAGGCGACCAAAACATTTTGATGTGGTTCGCCACCTCGGCGGCAGCCTGCTCGGGCGGGTGGTGAGCAAAGTTGGCGGCAATCTGGTTGGACATGCGGATAAGGTCGCCCCGTGTCACGGCTCGGTCGCCTCGGCGAAACGCCGGGACGCTGCCATCAGCGCCGAGGGCGGGAATGTTGAACTTCTCAGTGACAAGCGGGGCGCGCGAGCGAGCCCGCACCTGCACGGCGGTGACCTTGTATTCAGGACAATTGGTGGCCCAGTCCGAGTGTTCGGTCGTCACGACATTCGTCCCGCTCACCGGATGGTGGAACGTAGTGTAGACAATACCTGGCGGTACCCGGTCGCTGATCTGGGCCTTGAGCACGGTCTCGCCTGCGCGGCTGGTGAGCGTGACCCATCCACCGTCGACCACCCCTCGCTCCTCAGCATCATATCGATTGATTTCAAGGACATCTTCAGGATGCCATGTGATATTCTCGGTCTTTCTCGTTTGGGCTCCAACGTTGTACTGGGTCAGGATCCGACCTGTCGTGAGCACAAGGGGAAATCGCCGAGTGGTGCGCTCCTCGGTCGGGACGAACGGGGTCTCGATGAAACGGCCCTTGCCGCGCACGAATCGATCAATGTGCATGATTGGCGTGCCGAGAGGAGCGTTCTCGTTGCACGGCCACTGCACGCTACCGACCTCATCGAGCAGCTTGAACGAGACCCCGGCGAAGGTCGGTGTGGTTCTGGCGATCTCGTCCATGATCTGGCTAGCGTCGTCGTAGTGCATGGGATAGCCCATGGCCGTTGCCAATTCACAGATGACCTGCCACTCCTGTTTGCCGTTCTTGGGAGCCATAACCGGACGGACTCGGTTGATTCTCCGCTCGGCATTGGTGAAGGTCCCATCCTTTTCGAGGAAGGAAGTTCCCGGAAGGAACACGTGGGCGAACGCTGCCGACTCGTTCAAGAACAGATCCTGGATTACACAAAACTCTAGGGAGGCGAGTGCGTCCTTTACGTGTGTGGTATTTGGATCGGATTGGGCGATGTCCTCACCTTGGATGAACAGCGCCTTGAAGGTGCCCTCGACCGCTCCGTCGAGCATGTTCGGGATACGAAGCCCAGGTTCCGCGCTGAGTTCGCGTCCCCATGCCTCCTCGAATTGGTGTCGG from the Ferrimicrobium sp. genome contains:
- a CDS encoding IS4 family transposase — its product is MGALGSWWRGHRLVAIDATVFALPDTAANEEHFGRPGSERGEAKGAFPQARVIALAECGTHAIIGAEIGPCTTGEKTLARGLFGLLTEEMLLLVDRGFPGYELWQQAAATNCELCWRTKSNVVLPVVTALADGSYLSEPEPPRGNPGTPISVRVVEFTLSHPSRAEDKGPIRLITTLFDPTTAPALKLAALYGERWTERRASSP
- a CDS encoding 4Fe-4S dicluster domain-containing protein, which translates into the protein MERFDFEDACIKCGICVSACPVYRVDQQFPGPKALGPDWYRRFQAGDDETMTHVSDCTFCQLCEDACPVAVPIAHLIAEHKQHAPKSARLMLRDYLLTHPQWLAMAPGLVKLPKSAGALLGVSVTTQWPSPSPVKRSYRRHGARLDKDRPAVGVFVDCFTRGFDSETLMGAIAVLERLGSAPVVLPAASHCCGAAAYASGLLREAERTADVTHRALQRAARHIEAIVTLNATCDDTLRIEWPRYFGLELSVPIVPFVEFVLDHASPGLFSQLRANHQDEVIYSHATCRSKVARGEGSLVALIEQASEQMPRILEIDCCGAAGSYAFKSEHDGVAKALGTRANEMIDGPGIILTDSGTCAIHLEELTGHRTIHPARWMATQLGHAPAYR
- a CDS encoding FAD-dependent oxidoreductase — protein: MKVVVIGAGATGLGVAWDLTLRGIEVVIVEANEIGLGTSGRFHGLLHSGGRYLVTDPKAAKDCYLENQLLRKLAPSAVVPTGGYFVKKFGDEDSFEQRWLDQASELEVPARPVDVKELRQELPMLAKDIERAYWVPDGVLEGFKMLRMLVDALQSRGASLLDHTRAIGLRMAGDRVTGVKVEGRGGTRVLDCDAVVNASGPWAGVVARDWGLDIKVQPSHGLMLIFANRRVDVVVNRLKSPSDGDIFVPHQEVVILGTTDVAQPEPEAPEPNRSEAIRLMKLGRELIPDLEHWRVLRGFTGVRPLYEPSGLTGDSRAVSRDFAVLAHGDTDGLVGAFSVLGGKWTTFRLMGETLGNQLVKTMKLDAPSHSRSIPIDGKRAPVGHRRDQKAGGGALLCECEHVYESDLGSAANSQTQERFATWFSMGPCQGTFCAHRVLGRRSPTGFAEELLALRKEREHGLGVVGWGTSARLIALEQATAAQALGEELQ
- the fdhD gene encoding formate dehydrogenase accessory sulfurtransferase FdhD, which gives rise to MRGVSAGRSVTKMTLGQAALRRPDMLAIEEPLELRFNGRPMAVTMRTPGDDFDLAAGFLVSEGVVTHFEQLISMRYCAGVGADGVNRYNVLDLVLAKGVEVPEAARRSWTTTSSCGLCGKSSIDAIVSRSPYEVRHDSLVVDPARLVTLSDRLRSAQQVFDKTGGLHGAALFDGLTGELLVCREDVGRHNAVDKVIGWAFRERRLPLRGTILMVSGRTSFELVQKALMAGIPVLSAVSAPSSLAVDLAVEAGMTLVGFLRGPSFVVYAGAERVGDALCATRPTGR